Part of the Bifidobacterium crudilactis genome is shown below.
ACCCGCAGAGCGAAGACACGATTCGGCAGTCACTGGAAAGTTTCAGGCAACAGGTGCCTGCAGACGAACTGATTCAGGCAAGCGAAGAGGACTGGAACATCCCGGTCACACCTCTGCAGTTCCAATATTCTCTATTGCACCAGGCAAAGGCCCATCATAAGACCATCGTTCTGCCCGAAGGCGAGGAGGACCGCATCATCCAGGCGGCGGACTTCCTGCTTGCCCGCGACATCGTCGATCTCATCATCGTCGGGGAACGCGAGTCGATACTCGAAAGAGGTGACGCTCTCGGTCTGACGCAGCTGCACAAGGCGAGCTTCCAATCACCGCACGAGGAGGAGCTGCTCGCCCAGATGACTACAGAACTATGCAGACTGCGCAGCAAGAAAGGCATGACCGAAGAGCAGGCACGCAAGACGCTCCAGGACGCCTCGTATTTCGGCACCATGCTGGTGGTGCTGGGCAAGGCGGACGGCCTGGTCTCTGGCTCGATAAACTCCACCGCAAACACCGTTCGCCCGGCTTTGCAGGCAATCAAGACCAAACCCGGCTCGTCATTGGTTTCAGGGGCCTTCCTGATGTGCTTCGACACCCACGTCGCACTGTTCGCCGACTGCGCCATCAATCCGAATCCCAACGCCCAGTGCCTTGCCGAAATCGCCATCCAGTCCGCGCAGACGGCGCAATCATTCGACATCGAACCCCGTATCGGAATGCTGTCGTATTCGACGCTCGGTTCGGGCAAGGGCCCGGATGTGGAACTCGTCGAGGAAGCCACCAAACTGCTGCGTGAGCAGGCACCCGAACTCCAGGTGGTTGGTCCGATCCAATTCGATGCCGCATGGTCGCCACAGGTCGCCGCAAGCAAGGCCCAGGGAGACCCCGTTGCCGGCAGAGTCAATGTCTTCGTATTCCCCGACCTCTCCGCCGGGAACATCGCATACAAGGCCGTCCAACGCTCATCAGGGGCGCTTGCGGTCGGACCCGTGCTGCAAGGACTGAACAAACCGGTCAACGATCTGTCACGTGGCGCAATGGTGCAGGACATCATCAATACCGTTGCTCTCACAGCCGCTCAGGCAGACTGATACCGCATTCCACAGCACTGTTTTGTAAGCCCCCGAGAGTAATCTCGCAACAGTAGGGAGCGTTCGCTCCAGTGTCATATCAACAGGAGGAAGCCATAATGGCGAAAACCGTCCTAGTCATCAATTCGGGCTCTAGCTCAATCAAGTATCAACTCGTCGATCTTGAATCAGGCGAAGGTCTCGCTTCCGGTCTTGTCGAAAAAATCGGCGAACCGTCAGACGGCCATTACAAGCATGAATACAACGGCGAAAAGCATGAGCTTGAGGAGCCGATTCCCGACCATGAAGTCGGTCTCAAACGAGTTCTGGAATTCTTCGAAGAGTACGGGCCAAGCATCCAGGAGGCGGGCATCGTCGCCGTTGGCCACCGTGTGGTCCAGGGAGGTTCGGTCTTCCCCAAGCCAGCTCTGGTAACCGATAAAACCATCGCACAGGTCAAGAACCTTGCAGTGCTCGCACCTCTGCACAACGGCCCCGAGGCAGTCGGCGCCGAAGTCATGCGCTCGCTGCTGCCCGACACGCCACAGGTCTTCGTATTCGACAGCTCCTTCTTCTTCGATTTGCCCAAGGCAGTCAGCACCTATGCTCTGAACAAGGACATCGCGGACGAATACCACATCCGACGCTACGGAGCCCACGGCACCAGCCACCAGTACGTCGGCTCATTGGTTCCTGAACTGATCGGCAAGCCGGCCGAAGGCCTCAAGCAAATCGTTCTGCACATCGGCAACGGCGCATCGGCCTCCGCCCAGATCTCTGGCAAGCCGGTGGAGACCTCGATGGGCCTCACGCCGCTCGAAGGTCTGGTCATGGGCGGACGCACCGGAGACATCGATCCCGCCGTCGTCTTCCATCTGATTCGCAACGCCCACATGAACGTGGACGAGCTGGACACGCTGTTCAACAAGCGTTCCGGTCTGACCGGCCTGACCGGTCACGGCGATATGCGCGAGATTCACCGCATGATTGCGGAGGGCGACGAGAACGCCAAGCTCGCGCTGGACATCTATGTGCATCGCATTGTCGGCTATATCGGCAACTATGTCGCTCAGATGGGCGGCGTGGACGTTATCACCTTCACCGCAGGTGTTGGCGAGAACGACGAAGTCGTGCGCAGAGAGGTCGCCAAGAAGCTTGCTCCATTCGGTGTGAAGATTGACCTTGAGAAGAACGACATCCGCTCCAAGGAGCCGCGCATCATCTCGACGCCT
Proteins encoded:
- the pta gene encoding phosphate acetyltransferase, producing MERSLSFRSVSILSPESANGRNVVALGVADAFARHGSTTIFRPSAASKDPFTRILLDTADSAIPLDDSIGVSPEVFRSHEMSMRADIVARYHHIIDARTLDSTVIVGTDKSPITDPEEFSLNAKIAADLQSPVFLAVCTLHRNPAELLATVHACEEAVDEAGSKVLGLFVTGCSPERREDTLNGLRELPYQVWTVPPQTVDPQSEDTIRQSLESFRQQVPADELIQASEEDWNIPVTPLQFQYSLLHQAKAHHKTIVLPEGEEDRIIQAADFLLARDIVDLIIVGERESILERGDALGLTQLHKASFQSPHEEELLAQMTTELCRLRSKKGMTEEQARKTLQDASYFGTMLVVLGKADGLVSGSINSTANTVRPALQAIKTKPGSSLVSGAFLMCFDTHVALFADCAINPNPNAQCLAEIAIQSAQTAQSFDIEPRIGMLSYSTLGSGKGPDVELVEEATKLLREQAPELQVVGPIQFDAAWSPQVAASKAQGDPVAGRVNVFVFPDLSAGNIAYKAVQRSSGALAVGPVLQGLNKPVNDLSRGAMVQDIINTVALTAAQAD
- a CDS encoding acetate/propionate family kinase, whose product is MAKTVLVINSGSSSIKYQLVDLESGEGLASGLVEKIGEPSDGHYKHEYNGEKHELEEPIPDHEVGLKRVLEFFEEYGPSIQEAGIVAVGHRVVQGGSVFPKPALVTDKTIAQVKNLAVLAPLHNGPEAVGAEVMRSLLPDTPQVFVFDSSFFFDLPKAVSTYALNKDIADEYHIRRYGAHGTSHQYVGSLVPELIGKPAEGLKQIVLHIGNGASASAQISGKPVETSMGLTPLEGLVMGGRTGDIDPAVVFHLIRNAHMNVDELDTLFNKRSGLTGLTGHGDMREIHRMIAEGDENAKLALDIYVHRIVGYIGNYVAQMGGVDVITFTAGVGENDEVVRREVAKKLAPFGVKIDLEKNDIRSKEPRIISTPDSSIAICIIPTNEELSIARQSEVIAREGDSYGNVFAK